A region of Leishmania infantum JPCM5 genome chromosome 31 DNA encodes the following proteins:
- a CDS encoding methylcrotonoyl-coa carboxylase biotinylated subunitprotein-like protein has protein sequence MLRRTDRCGQRKVEKLLVANRGEIACRVFRTCREMHIRTVALFCEAERNAKHVVEADEAVCIGPPPAVNSYLRGDHIISVAKQLNVDAIHPGYGFLSENADFADAVTRSGIEFIGPPASAISLMGSKSESKRIMEAAGVPVVPGYYGENQNVSFLAEEANKVGFPILIKAVSGGGGKGMKIVERPEDLAFMLESAKREAANFFKDDRVILERYVKRPRHIECQIFFDKHGRGVFFFERDCSVQRRYQKVLEEAPAPHLSMEMRQRIGEVALQAAKAVGYVGAGTVEFIFDTSTGDFYFMEMNTRLQVEHPVTEEVCRIKGAPLDLVKLQIKTAMGKPLTFSQEDVALVGSCIEARVYAESPERGFLPESGPLTFIREPFQGVRGPTRTRLDTGFCEGDNVLIHYDPMLAKVISWGRNREDALKGLRQALSEYKVAGINTNIEFLKRCCEAPEFTRGGVTTNFISEHEKQLLNAPAVTPEVAAMAATAWLLNRCDNWRGAFRLNGDTNATVHFYIDNRPVEVRLHTEGANYHKIFFSVWDHEGSFAVGSGPVTSKHRDQRSIVNDFTFLFENGMRHTVLAVATEGDVTIIGSFGLHQIRLLPLTDGFGDASMAGGTSAKIVSPMPGKVSKFLVNSGDFVDKGQALMIVEAMKMEHPVKALQDGQVSFLVKEGEVVGSDHVLATVVQKE, from the coding sequence atgctgcgccgcacagATCGCTGCGGCCAGCGCAAGGTCGAGAAACTGCTGGTGGCGAATCGAGGTGAGATCGCATGCCGCGTCTTCCGCACATGCCGTGAGATGCACATCCGCACTGTGGCGCTGTTCTGCGAGGCAGAACGGAACGCGAAGCACGTCGTAGAGGCGGACGAGGCCGTCTGTATTGGTCCTCCACCTGCGGTGAACTCCTATCTGCGCGGTGACCATATCATTAGCGTGGCAAAGCAGCTGAACGTTGATGCGATTCACCCCGGGTATGGATTTCTTTCCGAGAATGCGGACTTCGCTGACGCTGTCACGCGCTCCGGCATCGAGTTCATTGGCCCACCCGCGTCTGCTATCTCGTTGATGGGGTCGAAGAGTGAGAGCAAGCGCATCATGGAGGCCGCCGGCGTTCCTGTTGTGCCGGGCTACTACGGCGAAAATCAGAATGTCTCCTTCCTTGCGGAGGAGGCAAACAAAGTGGGATTCCCTATTCTTATCAAGGCAGTctcgggtggtggcggcaaaGGCATGAAGATTGTGGAGCGGCCCGAAGATCTTGCGTTTATGCTGGAGAGCGCGAAGCGTGAGGCGGCCAACTTTTTCAAGGACGACCGCGTCATTTTGGAGCGCTACGTGAAGCGCCCGCGACACATAGAGTGCCAGATTTTTTTCGATAAACACGGTAGAGGGGTCTTCTTCTTCGAGCGAGATTGCAGCGTTCAGCGCCGGTATCAGAAGGTCCTCGAGGAGGCCCCGGCACCCCACCTGTCAATGGAGATGCGACAGCGCATTGGCGAGGTAGCGTTGCAGGCTGCGAAGGCGGTTGGCTACGTGGGCGCGGGCACGGTGGAGTTCATCTTCGACACGAGCACTGGAGATTTTTACTTCATGGAGATGAACACGCGGCTACAGGTGGAGCACCCCGTGACGGAGGAGGTGTGCCGTATCAAAGGCGCACCGCTGGACTTGGTCAAGCTGCAGATCAAGACAGCCATGGGTAAGCCGCTCACATTTTCCCAGGAAGACGTAGCGTTGGTCGGCTCCTGTATCGAGGCGCGCGTGTACGCGGAGTCGCCGGAGCGGGGGTTTCTGCCCGAGAGCGGTCCCTTGACGTTCATCCGGGAGCCGTTTCAGGGGGTGCGCGGGCCGACGCGCACCCGACTGGACACTGGGTTTTGCGAAGGCGACAACGTACTCATCCACTACGATCCCATGCTGGCCAAGGTCATTTCGTGGGGTCGTAATCGTGAAGATGCGTTAAAAGGGCTTCGGCAGGCGCTGAGCGAGTACAAGGTGGCCGGTATCAACACGAACATCGAGTTCCTAAAGCGATGCTGCGAGGCACCGGAGTTCACGCGCGGTGGCGTGACCACTAACTTCATCAGCGAACATGAAAAGCAGCTGCTCAACGCTCCAGCGGTGACGCCGGAGGTAGCGGCCATGGCTGCCACCGCTTGGCTGCTGAACCGCTGCGATAATTGGCGTGGTGCGTTCCGCCTCAACGGCGACACCAATGCCACCGTTCACTTCTACATTGACAACCGCCCGGTAGAGGTGCGCCTGCACACGGAGGGTGCAAACTATCACAAGATCTTCTTCAGCGTGTGGGATCATGAGGGATCGTTTGCGGTGGGCTCTGGCCCTGTGACCTCGAAGCACCGTGACCAGAGGAGCATCGTGAACGATTTCACGTTCCTCTTCGAGAATGGCATGCGCCACACGGTGTTGGCCGTCGCGACGGAAGGCGATGTGACAATCATTGGCAGCTTTGGGCTGCACCAGATTCGCCTACTGCCACTGACAGACGGATTTGGAGACGCATCAATGGCGGGTGGTACCTCGGCGAAGATCGTGAGCCCGATGCCTGGCAAAGTGTCCAAGTTTCTCGTGAATAGCGGCGACTTCGTCGACAAGGGACAGGCTCTCATGATCGTGGAGGCGATGAAGATGGAGCACCCTGtcaaggcgctgcaggacgGCCAGGTGTCGTTTCTTGTtaaggagggggaggtggtCGGCAGCGACCACGTGCTTGCCACCGTCGTGCAGAAGGAGTGA